The sequence tttattttttttttgatattattcttttattcatttatgttGTTGGTTATTCGTTGTTTCAGGTAGTCTATGACCAGGAGGTCCAATCTTCATCTAGTAGACCCTCTACCAAAACCAAAGCGATCCCTCAAGCAGTTGAGGAAGCAGTTGAACAtagaagaggaagaaattCAGATTGGGAAAGCCGTAGACAATAGTGAATCAAAAAACACTACAATAGAGATGGCAGAcgccaacaataataataagaataatcgGACGATGTATGATTTCATGAAACCATCGCTGCAAGGGATGCGAACATGCATTAAGAAACCGGCTGTCGCTACCAATAATTTTGCAATAAAGCCTAATGTGATTCAGATGGTGCAGCAAACGTTCAATTTGGAGGCTTGCCAGATGAGGATCCTAACGCGGATATAGCAAGTTTCttagagatttgtgataccttcaagattaatggGAGAACAAATGAAGCAATTCATCTCCacttgtttccattttctttgagggatagagcaaagcGGTGGCTACAGTCGCTACCTCCAAACACTATCATTACTTGGGATTCTTTGACATagaaatttctatttaagtaATTTCCTCCctctaaaactgctaaacttagaaatgacatatcttcttttgtgcagtttgatgatgagtCGATGTATGACACCtaggagaggtacaaggacctACTACGATGTTGCCCACACCATGGACTACCAATCTAGTTACGGGtataatatttgtataatgGTTTGAATTTGGCTACTCAGCAGATGGTAGATGCAGGGGCAGGTGGTTCTTTGAGCAGCAAGACGCCAGAGCAAGCCCAAAGCTTGATAAAGGAGATGGCCCTAAACAATTACTAGTGGCACACTGTTAGGAGCAGAACGGGACGTCAAGGGAGTGTACACCAGTTGGATGCCACTACAGCCTTAGCAGCTCAGGTGGAGTTATTATCCAAGAAACTTGATCAACTCCAGATGACTGTCCAAGCAGCTCAAGCAAGTTGTGAGTTTTATGGTGGCCTGCATTTCAGTAGTAACTGTATATcgagaggtatgtttgcttcttcttcatctaacCATGAACATATGGACTATATGGGGAGTTAGCCTAGGCAATAGAACAACCCATATAGCAACACTTATAATCTgggatggagaaatcatccgaACTTCGGATGGAGGAACAACAACAACCAAGGGCCACCAAGGTTTCAGTGACTACATCAGCAGCCGCAACAATCTGTTCTCCCACCCCAGTCTCCTCAGACTCAAGAGAAAAAGCCTAACTTAGAGGAGCTAATGATGAATTTTGTGTCCACTTCAAAGACTAGATTCCAGTAGATGGACGCAGCTCTTAGAAATTAACAGGCCTCCATTCAAAACTTAGAGAATTAGATAGGctagatttctaagatgatgGCTGAGAGGCAGCCAGGGACTTTTTCTAGCAATACAGAGTCCAACCCGAGAGAGCTTGTGAAGGCTATCACTTTGTGATCAGGTAAGCAAATATCTAGTTCTATTCATATTCctattgatgatgatgttgtgcAGGTAGATTTAGATAGGAAAGATGAAGATAGCAAGGTGATGGAGCCAGAGAAGGTAGAGGGCAAGAAGAAGAGTCCTTTGAGGGAATACCAACTCCCGATCCCATATGCTGATAGGTTGAAGTAGGAGAAAGTCGATTAGCAGTTCGATAAAtttcttgacttgtttaaacaactgtaaattaaattaccttttgttgaagctatttcacAAATGCCTAAGTATgcgaagttcttaaaggagattcttagcaacaagaggaagttagaGTACTTGGCGATCGTGACCCTAAATGAGGAGTGTTCGACTATACTTCAGAGCAAATTTCCAAAGAAGAAGCgtgatccagggagttttactgtcTCTTGTGTGATTAGTGATTTGATAATTAGCAATGCTTTAGCTGACTTAGGAGCTAGCATTAATTTAATGCCGTACAGTTTGTTTACCAAGTTGGGGCTGGGTGAGACTAAACCCACTAAGATGAGCATATAGTTAGCTGTTAGGACTGTCAAGTATCCTAGGGATATTGTAGGGGATGTACTTGTTAAGgttgataaatttatacttCTTATTGACTTTgtgatcatggacatggaTGGTGAGAGTAATGCATCTTTAATTCTAGGTCGACCTTTCCTTGCAATGTCTAGGGCTattatagatgtttgtgatgaAAGCTTGAACTTAGTGTAGGGCATGAAACTCGCACTTTTGATTTGAACAGTTCTATGAGGCAATCCTTAGATCATGATGATACTATGTTTtctattgatttaattgatgaTGTTATTGATACACAGTTGTAGGAGATattgcttgatgatcctttacAAGTTGCCTTGTAGGTAGaggatgagcatgagctatcCAATGAGAGTATGTTGGAGCAGCTTGCATTTTTGTTAGCTAATGAACTAAGCAAGAATACTAATAAGTTTGTTGAGATTAATAGGGTAGGTGTGCAGAAATTGAGGCCATCACTTGCGGAACCACCATTCCTTGAATTGAAAGACCTTCCAAAGCATCTTAACTATGCATATCTGGATAAGGACAATAGGTTGCCTGTTAGTGTGGCAGCGGACCTAACATCAACATCAACACTTTAAGAGTTTGTGATGCGATGcttatgcaactacaactaaggcaATGAACCAATCGATGCAGCGTAGCAAAacgataaatattaaaaatatcatatcccTCAGGGAAGTGAAgtcctagagttactactcgTTTCTTATTATCTAGACTAAACTAGTAATGAAGGTTTCAAGATTTACTGGTGACTAAAAGCTAAATTCTAAATGTAATGCAAGAATGAATGACAAAAGggaataatcaagacaagaaagcaaacccaaagaggacctagactagttggtGACCAAACAAAGGATAACAGATTGTTGAGTCCGATTATGCAACCCGTGAACGAGTTCTAAACTGAATTTGGTTTCCCTCTCAAGaaaaccgaattcctaaagcTAAGagcctaaagttggaatctcttcctaccgattgattattaagttagccttaagctttaatctacctctattaagctttgttaattcttaatctgacAAATTAATtgaccttatctctaagtaaaaattaacttgttcttacaattaaatttccaaattcaattagaatttctcaattactaaaagaattctatgaacAGTAATCAACACATTCAATGTAAAGAATACtggatttttattattaattgcaaaaataatacaagaaaaagaaactcaaataatcttaataatttagtaCAAAAGCCAACATAGCAAAGAACCCCAATAGGttcaatcaatctagctacacatgttcatgtctaaaacaaacaaaaattcaattacaataaaagaataaagaaatcgAAACATGTACACCTTTTTccctagaattggatgaacagctcaaaGCCTTGATCTACACTGCAAATGATCTCCAAAATGCCTCTTGAACTGCTACAAAACTCCTCTTTAATCTTCAATTGAATCCTGAGAGTCACGAATCTGACGTCAAAAGGTGAAATCATTCTCCTAAAAGCCACCTCGAGATGTCTGAAACGCGTCTAGAGAGATTacagaggaagatgaagagtcAAAATTTCAGAACCTTTTCTCTTTACTGGCTCGTTCAATTTTATACTGTGCGGCAGCATGGGATTGTTCACGCCTGTGCTCCTCCACACGGGCCATGTCTAGGCCATGTTGGTCTCTAAATGACAAAATGAACTGAATCTAGCAAGGGCGTGTTCTGGATGTTATTTTCGGGAATCGTGTTGCTTAAAAGTGATTAAGCTACACGGCTTGGGAATTTTTGCACGGGCTCAAACACGAGTCATGCTAGTCAGCACAACTTGAGCATGGGCCGTGTTGACTTCCTAAAAGTCAACCCAAGGTCAAACTCTTGTGATTACGTTCATTTTCGCTCgaaatttatctaaaattgctcgaacactgatgatggacctatagAATCTCCTGGAATACAAAAGGACATAAAGtgctaaaaaaattcataataatatgcaagtaaacatgtgtaaaattATGCACATCAGTTTGATTACCTGCTCTTCAGGCACATGTCATGGAGCCTAATGTTCGATGGAAAGATATCGAGATAATGATGCATATCAGAGACCTAAAAGTCATGATGACGACATGATGCATTGATCTAGAGATAACTTTTGCATGGCGGCTACAATATCATGCAGATAGtaaccaaatctcttttcttttcttacttttacgCCTTAaattttgcctaagccgccctttcagtttttcaacttagcatGCTAATGTCTTAACTTTTGTCTAAGCTGCCCTTTCGGGTTTTCAAATTAGCagactttattttttgctaagctgccctttcaggttttcaacttagcattttcttttctttatacttttctctattttctctttcttcttactttctctttttgcaGATTTGGTTACTCGAGTACTTGCAATCTCTTTTTTCAAGTTTGTAGATGATTCCATTGATTTTTAGGACTTTCCTTAAGACAAGATTTCTTGAATTGAAGTTGAAAGACTTTGGCTCTACTAATTCATTAAGCATGAGCATTACAAAGTTTTGGGTTTTTCCTGCAAGAAAGTTAAAGGAACTGATCTTGCTTTTATTCAAATCTTATAGATGGCGCCTGTTATTATGTTTTCTCCTTCTAGTAGTGCACAAGCAATGAAAACTAATGTGCAAGTttgataaaaagatttatcaaattttgttcatttaataaGGGCACAAAACGGatacattttctatttcatataATACTACTCTCGTTATCAACTAGTCCATTCGAATTTTCTAgtcaaatatttttctttcaccttttatttcttaattttttcctGACTAGCCTGTACAAGTCTTCCAGTTAGCAGGATTTGTCTTtccatttttctatttttctttttttctccaaGATATTTTCTGGTATAGATTGATTTGTGAACTTATTACCCTCGAGATTTGAACTCCTTTCAGCATCTTCAAGcatagtttttcttatttgatatGGAAGTTTCTAACTcgattttgatttctttttggagtCAAATGTAATAGGTCTTGCACTTTTCAAGGTTAGAGCACTAATCTTTAATCTCTTCTAATCTTTGAGGATCCCTACTTCAAGGTTATTATATGATGCAGGATGAATTTGGCCTTCTTGCTTGCCGCCCAGCATGCTACCTTGAATTCAATCATGCATACCAAATactatcttctttttctttctctttcctttttttttcgttttcttttattctctcacttttctctcttcaagAGTTATGTTATGTGCGATAGAAATGTACGTAGAATTATCATTTatgcccaaattaaataaatctattcaaatggaattaatgtcaaatatACTCATGTAATAATCATTGTCATGCAAAATACCATCATGataaacattataaaataagcaAAACCGTAGTTATATCACTGATCCTAACTAAAAGCAAAATCATTATTCTAAACTAACATATGAATCTTACAaagcttcatcatcttcagaTGGTAGGTCTTCGATCTTTCTAGCTCGATATTTTTCTATGTACTCTCCAGCTCTAGTATTTTTGAGTTCTTCTACTTGTAAGCCATCAACATACAAGCCCGCGAAAGTCTTGGAATTCATCATTTGCAGCTTTTCCACCCAAGATAGGAGTACATTTTGAACTACCATTCAAACTTGATCCTTCTCAGAAGGCTTGTTCTTTATAAGAACTGCTTTATCCCTCCATCTAGTTAAGAAGTCAGAAAATGACTCATTGGGCTTTTGCTTCCTTGATTCCAAATCTCTTATAGAGACTTCTAGGTGAGCATTGTAGTCATATTACTACATAAAAGCATCACAAAGCTTTTTCCAATCGGACTTGATGGGCCTTCCTAATCCATGGTACCAGTTCACAGCCAGCCCTTTTAATGAAAGTACAAACAAGTTGATAATTTGAGTCCTAGCCAAATGAGTAGTACTCATGATAGTAGCATATTGCTTCAAGTGCACCTTTGGGTCTCCAGTTCCATTGAACTTCTGCATTTCAGGCATACGAAATTTGGGAGGTAAGTTTTCCTCTCCAATCAACATCagttcatcaaaatcaaatgttGAATCTAAATCTTGATCTTTCAACATATCTTATATCTTGTCAAGCCTTTTAGTCAAACTTTGCAAAATCTCATATTCCATAACGGCTTTTGCAGTAAGAGCCGACTCTTTCTTAGCTTGTTCTAGCATGTAGTCATCTAGATTCTAGACGTGTTCACCATGTGCTACCACATCATGAGTAGCAGAAGTAGCagtttatttcttaaaaatcttaGCCAAAGCTTGCTGGAGTTCCTTTCGGATCACAATTCTTAGGATTGTAGTCTTGATAGCATCAATGTCTTGCTTGTGGGTTATCTTTGTTTCAACTTCTAAAGTGCTACTTCTTAGGCTCTTGTCTTGATTTCTAGTGAAATGTGTCCTCTTGATATCCATTATTGTCTTATCCAAACTAAGGATGATAATCTAAAATGGATTCAAAATAAAGAGTTAGTGCGATGCATGGGATGAATGATGCACATGCTATGTAAAAGGACAAAGAGAAAGGATTAGCACACATAGTGTCATT is a genomic window of Ricinus communis isolate WT05 ecotype wild-type chromosome 2, ASM1957865v1, whole genome shotgun sequence containing:
- the LOC125369295 gene encoding uncharacterized protein LOC125369295, with product MPKYAKFLKEILSNKRKLEYLAIVTLNEECSTILQSKFPKKKRDPGSFTVSCVISDLIISNALADLGASINLMPYSLFTKLGLGDVLVKVDKFILLIDFVIMDMDGESNASLILGRPFLAMSRAIIDVEDEHELSNESMLEQLAFLLANELSKNTNKFVEINRVGVQKLRPSLAEPPFLELKDLPKHLNYAYLDKDNRLPVSVAADLTSTSTL